Proteins found in one Methanofollis sp. genomic segment:
- a CDS encoding calcium/sodium antiporter, which translates to MIIEGILFFVGIVLLVKGADFFVGGGSGLAARFGVSAATVGFTVIAFGTSLPEFVVSVNAVAADDAGIALGNVLGSNIANIALVLALCAFIRPQLVGRNSDGHDSSLWETGLMLAATGVFVLFALRGTLDLLAGVGMLVAFAVILALLWRHGKGEEASGVESHGNRDVLLTIAGLAAVIIGAQFVVDGAVAIAGALGVPTLVIGLSIVAVGTSLPELATSLMAIVRGEGGISVGNILGSNIFNLLFVMGIGALIRPVPIGNLSDTLITAAFALAVVPLFIGGDRFTRAWSLLLIAAYAGYMALIFGIV; encoded by the coding sequence TTTTTCGTTGGCATTGTCCTCCTTGTCAAAGGCGCGGACTTCTTTGTCGGCGGGGGGAGCGGGCTTGCAGCGCGTTTCGGGGTCTCGGCGGCGACGGTCGGGTTTACGGTCATCGCCTTCGGCACCTCTCTCCCCGAGTTCGTGGTGAGCGTGAACGCCGTCGCCGCCGACGATGCAGGGATCGCTCTCGGGAACGTCCTCGGGAGCAACATCGCGAATATCGCCCTTGTCCTTGCACTCTGCGCATTTATCAGGCCACAACTTGTCGGCAGGAACAGCGACGGCCATGACTCCTCCCTGTGGGAGACCGGGCTGATGCTCGCGGCGACGGGGGTCTTCGTCCTCTTCGCCCTGCGGGGCACACTCGACCTTCTCGCCGGCGTCGGGATGCTGGTCGCATTCGCCGTCATCCTCGCCCTCCTCTGGCGGCACGGGAAGGGAGAGGAGGCATCCGGGGTCGAGAGCCACGGGAACAGGGACGTGCTCCTCACCATCGCAGGACTTGCCGCCGTCATCATCGGCGCCCAGTTCGTCGTCGACGGGGCGGTGGCGATCGCCGGCGCGCTCGGTGTCCCGACTCTCGTCATCGGGCTCTCGATCGTGGCGGTGGGCACCTCCCTGCCCGAACTCGCGACCTCCCTCATGGCGATCGTCAGGGGCGAGGGCGGCATCTCGGTCGGGAACATCCTGGGGAGCAACATTTTCAACCTCCTCTTCGTGATGGGCATCGGGGCCCTCATCAGGCCGGTGCCGATCGGCAACCTCTCCGACACCCTGATCACCGCCGCATTCGCCCTCGCCGTCGTCCCCCTCTTCATTGGCGGCGACCGGTTCACGCGGGCGTGGTCGCTCCTCCTCATCGCCGCGTATGCGGGCTATATGGCCCTGATATTCGGGATCGTGTGA